A single region of the Dunckerocampus dactyliophorus isolate RoL2022-P2 chromosome 3, RoL_Ddac_1.1, whole genome shotgun sequence genome encodes:
- the LOC129178150 gene encoding fibronectin type III and SPRY domain-containing protein 2 isoform X2 has translation MDLYDIKGDRLGVIAEEAELQDTNKGMSTSQWSTGAEDVDLFNNGRIESEINSTRNQLQQKVAEMENLAGHLEEIFLTVEENFGRREQHLEHHYNDVLQTLSQRYDERGAGLEEEKKNKLETLYTQLLACGNALDASKELIEEAKKVYRSQDKRLFLKAVVPTIKRIEDFAKEEMDLTLSTRLEFDTPLADLSDVKSMMDSINIVPAPSAPVINPQMANSATQTSLRACWSLFSDDTVEFYELYYRPVLQDTPVDVSKLKVKETQCTVRDLLPGAQYELWVTATNTTGISPVSEKALYVTVPSPPVIKGRECCSCPEAALIRWESGNPDPVDSYTVDLTQLGPDGTAEGITESVVAVPTCQCLIQLQAGHSYLISVRAINIGGPSGKSEGITISTTGTFFHLMEDTAHPCLSFSEDGFTIFYGDEELPISAMGLDDNNFTSCAAVLGDLIPVRGRHYWEVEVDNETQFRIGVAYEDTERNSYLGGNTTSWCMRHILTPSRHKYEFLHNGWSPDLRITVNPVRIGLALDYERGTLSFFNVDLEQHLHTFQCHFQRYVHPCFGLDNPGALTIHNGIKAPKYAFMGQL, from the exons ATGGACCTTTATGACATTAAAGGAGATAGACTGGGTGTGATTGCAGAGGAAGCTGAACTCCAGGACACGAACAAAGGCATGAGCACCTCTCAGTGGTCCACTGGGGCAGAGGATGTTGATTTATTTAACAATGGCCGCATTGAG AGTGAGATCAACAGCACCAGGAATCAGTTGCAACAGAAGGTGGCTGAGATGGAAAATTTAGCAGGACACCTGGAGGAAATATTCCTCACTGTAGAG GAGAATTTTGGCCGCCGGGAGCAGCACTTGGAGCATCATTACAATGACGTGCTTCAGACCTTATCACAGCGTTATGACGAGCGCGGTGCCGgactggaggaggagaagaagaacaagCTGGAGACTCTGTACACTCAGCTGCTTGCTTGTGGCAACGCCCTAGACGCCTCCAAGGAGCTCATTGAGGAAGCCAAGAAGGTCTACCGCAGCCAGGACAAACGGCTTTTTCTCAAG GCAGTTGTTCCCACCATTAAGAG AATTGAGGATTTCGCCAAGGAGGAGATGGACCTCACGTTGTCCACACGTCTTGAATTTGACACGCCTCTTGCTGACCTGTCAGATGTCAAAAGCATGATGGACTCCATCAATATTGTTCCAG CTCCATCCGCCCCAGTCATCAACCCCCAAATGGCCAACTCGGCTACCCAGACATCGCTGCGTGCATGCTGGAGTTTGTTCTCTGATGACACAGTGGAGTTCTATGAGCTGTACTACAGACCTGTACTGCAAGACACACCTGTGGACG TAAGCAAGCTGAAAGTGAAAGAGACCCAGTGCACTGTGAGGGACCTCCTGCCTGGTGCCCAATATGAGCTGTGGGTGACGGCCACCAACACGACAGGCATCAGCCCAGTCAGTGAGAAGGCTTTATACGTGACAG TTCCATCACCTCCAGTCATCAAGGGGAGAGAGTGTTGCAGCTGTCCAGAAGCTGCTCTCATTCGCTGGGAGTCGGGAAACCCTGACCCCGTTGACTCCTACACTGTGGACCTCACTCAGCTGGGACCTGATGGTACTGCGGAGGGGATCACAGA GTCAGTAGTAGCAGTGCCCACATGTCAGTGTCTGATCCAGCTTCAAGCAGGTCACAGTTACCTCATCTCTGTTAGAGCCATCAATATTGGTGGGCCTAGTGGCAAGAGTGAAGGCATAACCATCTCCACTACTG GTACTTTTTTCCACCTGATGGAGGACACTGCCCATCCATGCCTGTCCTTCTCTGAAGATGGTTTCACTATATTTTATGGGGATGAGGAATTGCCAATAAGTGCTATGGGTTTAGATGACAACAACTTTACCAG CTGTGCAGCGGTCCTTGGGGATCTGATTCCGGTCCGAGGCAGGCATTACTGGGAAGTGGAGGTCGATAATGAGACTCAGTTTCGGATTGGAGTTGCTTATGAGGACACAGAGAGAAATTCTTACCTGGGAGGCAACACCACCTCCTGGTGTATGAGACACATTCTCACTCCATCCAG GCACAAGTATGAGTTCCTGCACAATGGATGGAGCCCTGACCTAAGGATCACAGTGAACCCAGTCCGAATAGGGTTGGCTTTGGACTATGAAAGGGGTACCCTGTCCTTCTTTAACGTGGATCTGGAACAACACCTGCACACCTTTCAGTGCCACTTTCAGCGTTACGTCCACCCTTGTTTTGGCCTAGACAACCCAGGAGCTCTGACAATCCACAATGGTATAAAGGCGCCCAAATATGCATTCATGGGGCAGCTTTAA
- the LOC129178150 gene encoding fibronectin type III and SPRY domain-containing protein 2 isoform X1, with protein MDLYDIKGDRLGVIAEEAELQDTNKGMSTSQWSTGAEDVDLFNNGRIESEINSTRNQLQQKVAEMENLAGHLEEIFLTVEENFGRREQHLEHHYNDVLQTLSQRYDERGAGLEEEKKNKLETLYTQLLACGNALDASKELIEEAKKVYRSQDKRLFLKAVVPTIKRIEDFAKEEMDLTLSTRLEFDTPLADLSDVKSMMDSINIVPAPSAPVINPQMANSATQTSLRACWSLFSDDTVEFYELYYRPVLQDTPVDGNTAPHVSKLKVKETQCTVRDLLPGAQYELWVTATNTTGISPVSEKALYVTVPSPPVIKGRECCSCPEAALIRWESGNPDPVDSYTVDLTQLGPDGTAEGITESVVAVPTCQCLIQLQAGHSYLISVRAINIGGPSGKSEGITISTTGTFFHLMEDTAHPCLSFSEDGFTIFYGDEELPISAMGLDDNNFTSCAAVLGDLIPVRGRHYWEVEVDNETQFRIGVAYEDTERNSYLGGNTTSWCMRHILTPSRHKYEFLHNGWSPDLRITVNPVRIGLALDYERGTLSFFNVDLEQHLHTFQCHFQRYVHPCFGLDNPGALTIHNGIKAPKYAFMGQL; from the exons ATGGACCTTTATGACATTAAAGGAGATAGACTGGGTGTGATTGCAGAGGAAGCTGAACTCCAGGACACGAACAAAGGCATGAGCACCTCTCAGTGGTCCACTGGGGCAGAGGATGTTGATTTATTTAACAATGGCCGCATTGAG AGTGAGATCAACAGCACCAGGAATCAGTTGCAACAGAAGGTGGCTGAGATGGAAAATTTAGCAGGACACCTGGAGGAAATATTCCTCACTGTAGAG GAGAATTTTGGCCGCCGGGAGCAGCACTTGGAGCATCATTACAATGACGTGCTTCAGACCTTATCACAGCGTTATGACGAGCGCGGTGCCGgactggaggaggagaagaagaacaagCTGGAGACTCTGTACACTCAGCTGCTTGCTTGTGGCAACGCCCTAGACGCCTCCAAGGAGCTCATTGAGGAAGCCAAGAAGGTCTACCGCAGCCAGGACAAACGGCTTTTTCTCAAG GCAGTTGTTCCCACCATTAAGAG AATTGAGGATTTCGCCAAGGAGGAGATGGACCTCACGTTGTCCACACGTCTTGAATTTGACACGCCTCTTGCTGACCTGTCAGATGTCAAAAGCATGATGGACTCCATCAATATTGTTCCAG CTCCATCCGCCCCAGTCATCAACCCCCAAATGGCCAACTCGGCTACCCAGACATCGCTGCGTGCATGCTGGAGTTTGTTCTCTGATGACACAGTGGAGTTCTATGAGCTGTACTACAGACCTGTACTGCAAGACACACCTGTGGACGGTAACACTGCACCACATG TAAGCAAGCTGAAAGTGAAAGAGACCCAGTGCACTGTGAGGGACCTCCTGCCTGGTGCCCAATATGAGCTGTGGGTGACGGCCACCAACACGACAGGCATCAGCCCAGTCAGTGAGAAGGCTTTATACGTGACAG TTCCATCACCTCCAGTCATCAAGGGGAGAGAGTGTTGCAGCTGTCCAGAAGCTGCTCTCATTCGCTGGGAGTCGGGAAACCCTGACCCCGTTGACTCCTACACTGTGGACCTCACTCAGCTGGGACCTGATGGTACTGCGGAGGGGATCACAGA GTCAGTAGTAGCAGTGCCCACATGTCAGTGTCTGATCCAGCTTCAAGCAGGTCACAGTTACCTCATCTCTGTTAGAGCCATCAATATTGGTGGGCCTAGTGGCAAGAGTGAAGGCATAACCATCTCCACTACTG GTACTTTTTTCCACCTGATGGAGGACACTGCCCATCCATGCCTGTCCTTCTCTGAAGATGGTTTCACTATATTTTATGGGGATGAGGAATTGCCAATAAGTGCTATGGGTTTAGATGACAACAACTTTACCAG CTGTGCAGCGGTCCTTGGGGATCTGATTCCGGTCCGAGGCAGGCATTACTGGGAAGTGGAGGTCGATAATGAGACTCAGTTTCGGATTGGAGTTGCTTATGAGGACACAGAGAGAAATTCTTACCTGGGAGGCAACACCACCTCCTGGTGTATGAGACACATTCTCACTCCATCCAG GCACAAGTATGAGTTCCTGCACAATGGATGGAGCCCTGACCTAAGGATCACAGTGAACCCAGTCCGAATAGGGTTGGCTTTGGACTATGAAAGGGGTACCCTGTCCTTCTTTAACGTGGATCTGGAACAACACCTGCACACCTTTCAGTGCCACTTTCAGCGTTACGTCCACCCTTGTTTTGGCCTAGACAACCCAGGAGCTCTGACAATCCACAATGGTATAAAGGCGCCCAAATATGCATTCATGGGGCAGCTTTAA
- the LOC129178148 gene encoding KH homology domain-containing protein 4-like, with translation MPFVSSRKSYYNAHAGPRSGVISSGMAGQTPCLTSRWDQPAQPKPKNIENVAHRVSGIVSTSGLNSSVAHTQCKGPDSIMTGEEKPEPQGGVEMAAAMAAKINAMLMAKGKLLTPPPLLAKTPPRVPVPTPPEELVATEVDINDVPLNCRDLLTKGKTQEEIRLCSGAVVSTRGHYMPDIEQGTIGGQRPLYLHVQAKTQEQVNKAVARIKEIISDDLLRTAAASGSQQVPIMPPLTLYPQPPRPVIPTSNTSPTPGQGHRPAAPHPGNFVHTKIFVGLDQSLPSFNINEKVEGPGGTYLGHIQTETGARVFLRGKGSGYIEQASKRESFEPLYVYISHPNADGLEAAKRLTENLLETVRAEHARLKSTYTATASTQSYAAHGFPPNSNYSNQVSWYNYPANGYAGGYSAYPGAGGYWSNANGPPSHSNMSTTPPSSQAMVQYPVCPRKTNSYLVEAVGSGDTVDPEAPLLTQPDLGRSIQHFHESTKEQPSSSSQEVPTLQESAPPSSDVVQDKAVERILMPPPPPPFVALTCSPRKRQRDELTQDPVSLPSVTASSGVEDVCEKKPKVVRDASGLVPYGGDSSDEEEERMRSSKSSNS, from the exons ATGCCGTTCGTCAGCAGCCGTAAGAGCTATTACAACGCTCATGCAGGGCCACGTAGTGGTGTGATTTCTTCGGGCATGGCAGGGCAAACGCc GTGTCTAACCAGCAGATGGGATCAACCAGCACAACCTAAACCGAAGAACATTGAGAATGTAGCCCATCGagtttcaggaattgtcagcaCTTCTGGTTTAAACAGTTCAGTTGCTCATACCCAATGCAAAGGACCAGACTCCATAATGACCGGAGAAGAAAAGCCAGAACCTCAGGGAGGAGTTGAAATGGCTGCAGCCATGGCTGCTAAAATAAATGCCATGTTAATGGCAAAAGGAAAACTATTGACTCCTCCACCATTGCTGGCAAAG ACTCCCCCAAGAGTGCCAGTGCCAACCCCACCAGAAGAGCTGGTTGCCACCGAGGTTGACATAAATGATGTGCCACTGAATTGCAGAGACCTTCTTACTAAAGGCAAAACCCAAGAGGAG ATTCGACTATGTAGTGGTGCAGTGGTCTCAACTAGAGGTCATTACATGCCTGACATTGAACAGGGAACAATTGGAGG ACAAAGGCCTCTGTATTTGCATGTCCAGGCAAAGACTCAGGAGCAAGTCAATA AAGCTGTAGCGAGAATCAAAGAGATCATCTCTGATGATCTGTTGAGGACCGCAGCAGCCTCAGGAAGTCAACAGGTGCCCATAATGCCTCCACTCACGCTATACCCGCAGCCTCCTCGGCCCGTCATCCCAACATCCAACACCAGCCCAACACCAGGTCAGGGGCATCGTCCGGCTGCTCCTCACCCAGGG AACTTTGTCCATACAAAGATTTTTGTTGGCCTGGACCAGTCGTTGCCATCATTCAACATAAACGAGAAGGTTGAAGGTCCCGGAGGAACATACTTGGGTCACATCCAGACAGAAACAGGGGCTCGAGTCTTCCTCAGGGGCAAAGGTTCCGGCTACATCGAGCAGGCATCAAAACGAGAATCTTTTGAACCTCTTTATGTCTATATCAG CCACCCAAATGCAGATGGACTGGAGGCAGCAAAGAGACTCACAGAAAATCTGTTAGAAACT GTGAGAGCTGAGCACGCCCGCTTGAAGTCAACCTACACGGCCACTGCCTCAACACAAT CATACGCAGCTCATGGATTTCCACCTAATAGCAATTACTCTAACCAGGTTTCCTGGTATAACTACCCAGCcaatgggtatgctggaggctattCCGCGTACCCGGGAGCCGGTGGTTATTGGAGTAATGCAAATGGTCCCCCAAGTCATTCTAACATGTCGACAACCCCTCCATCTTCTCAGGCAATGGTTCAGTATCCGGTGTGTCCACGGAAAACAAATTCTTATCTTGTGGAG GCTGTTGGTAGCGGTGATACAGTGGACCCTGAAGCGCCTTTACTTACTCAGCCGGACTTGGGAAGATCCATACAGCATTTCCATGAAAGCACTAAAGAACAG CCTTCCAGCAGTTCTCAGGAGGTTCCTACTCTTCAAGAGTCTGCACCCCCTTCTTCTGACGTTGTCCAAGACAAAGCAGTAGAGAG GATCCTTATGCCCCCGCCACCACCTCCTTTTGTTGCTCTCACCTGCAGCCCGCGCAAGAGGCAGAGAGATGAGCTGACCCAAGATCCAGTCAGTCTCCCCAGCGTTACCGCGTCATCGG GTGTTGAGGACGTATGTGAGAAGAAGCCCAAAGTGGTGCGGGATGCATCAGGGCTGGTGCCCTATGGAGGAGACTCTTccgatgaggaagaggagaggatGCGCAGCAGTAAGAGCAGTAACTCATAA